Within Streptomyces sp. NBC_00704, the genomic segment GGACGCTGACGGCCCGCACCCGCGCGATGCTCGCGGGAGCGGGCCGGCTGCACGCCTACCTGGACTGCCTGGACCGCCTGTACGGCCAGAACGACCAGGACGGCCTGGGGGACCAGAACGACCAGGACGCCGTCAGCGCAGTCGGGACGACGACAGGATCGACAGCAGGTGCGCCGGGACCATCAGCCACGTGACGACGGCGATCGCGGCCAGCGCCCAGCGGGTCGGGCCGACGGAGCCGGTGGCCGCGTCGGCGAACGCCACGGCGAGGAGGACCAGGGACGCCTCGATGCCGTTGGTCACCCGGTGGATCCTGAACGCGGCGGCCAGCCGGCGCACCGACGCGACACCCTGCGAACGCGGCGCGGCCGCCTCGTCGTCGGCGACCGCGAGCCCCCGCCGGGCGCGTGCCACGTCCACCAGGTCGGTCGACGCCTTCAGCAGCACCACGCCCAGGGCGGTCGCCAGCCCCAGGGACACCCAGCCGTTGAACCCCGCCCAGCCGCCGAGCCCGGACTCGGCCGCACGGAAGCCGAAGCCGGTCATCAGCGCCGCGTCGGCGAGATACGCGCCGAGCCGGTCCACGTAGATGCCGGACGCGCTGTTCTGGCCCTTCCAGCGGGCGACCTCGCCGTCCACGCAGTCGAAGAGCAGGAAGAGCTGCATGAGGAGAGCGGCCAGGACGGCCCCGGCCAGGCCCGGGATCAGCAGCGCCGCCCCGGACAGCACCCCGCACACCACCATCGTCCAGGTCAGCTGGTCCGGGGTGACCCGGGTGCGCACCAGCTGGCGGGTGAACCGCAGGGAGACCCGGCGCATGTACAGCCGGCCCGCCCAGTGTTCGCCGTTGCGGCTCGCCAGCTTGGCCTGCGGCTGGCAGACCTCCCGCAGCTCCTCCAGTACCGGAGCAGCAACCATGAACGTTCCTCCCACGAGCCCGAGTTGATCGGGCAAGGCTACCGATCGCCCGGGTGGCCGCCGCGGCGGGGCGGTGGGGCCCGCGCCGGGGGCGGCGGCGGCCCCGGCCGGGTGGTCCGCGTTGCCTCGGACCGCTCGTCGCACCAGCATGAGGACATGGACCTTCTGGACCGGGCGACGGCACGGACCTGGCTCGCCACCGCCGTCGCCGAGGCGCGGGCCGGTCTCGCCGAGGGCGGCATCCCGGTCGGCGCGGCCCTGTACGGCGCGGACGGCACGCTCCTGGGCCGCGGCCGCAACCGGCGCGTGCAGGACGGCGATCCCTCCGTGCACGCGGAGACGGCCGCGTTCCGCGCGGCGGGCCGGCAGCGCTCGTACCACGGCACGACGATGGTCACGACGCTCTCGCCGTGCTGGTACTGCTCGGGCCTGGTGCGCCAGTTCGGGATCTCGCGGGTGGTCGTCGGGGAGGCGGTCACGTTCCACGGCGGCCACGACTGGCTGGCCGGGCACGGTGTGCAGATCGTGCTCCTGGACGACGCCGGATGCGCCGCGATGATGCGCGGGTTCATCGAGAGCAACCCCGCGCTCTGGAACGAGGACATCGGCGTCTGACCGGCCGCCGCCCCGTCGGGGAACGCCCCCCTCGCCTCCCCGCGGCCTGTCGGCCGGGCCCGTCCGGTGGCGGCCGTGGTGCCGCCGCCGGACGGACCCGGCCCCGCGTCAGCCCTTCAGGTGGCGGGTGAGGAACCGGGCCGCCGCCTCGCCCGCGTGCTGCGGGACGCCGGTGTGCCCGCCCATGTTGGCGTTCAGCGTCTTCTCCTTGGAGCCGAAGGCGTCGAACAGGTCCAGTGCGGACTGCCGGTCGTTGCCCTCGTCGTCCCACTGCAGCAGGACGTGCAGCGGGACGGTGACCTGCCGGGCCTCCTCGAACATGGTCCGGGGCACGTAGCTCCCGGCGAAGAGGACCGCGGCCGAGACCCGCGGCTCGACCAGGGCCAGCCGGACGCCGATGGAGATGATTCCGCCCGAGTAGCCGACCGGGCCGTCGATCCCGGGCAGCGCGAGGAGGGCGTCCATGAGGGCCCGCCATTCCGGGACCGCCCTGTCGACCAGCGGGAGGACGAGCCGGTCGACGATGTCGTCGGAGACCGGCTCGCCGGCCTCCAGCGCACGCCGCATGTCCGCGCGGGCCTGCTCGACGTCGGCGGAGCGGGGCCGCGCACCGCTGCCGGGGAGCTCGACGGTGGCCGAGGCGAAGCCGTCCGCCGCGGAGTGCCGGGCCCGGGCCGCCAGCCGGGGACGCATCCGGTCCAGTCCGCCCGGGTGTCCGAGCAGGATCAGCGGCACCGGTGCGGAGGGGGAGGCGGACGCGGGCGTCCAGAGGACACCGGGGATGTCGCCGAGGGTGAAGTCGCGTTCGAGGACGCCGTCGTCGAGACGCTGTTCAGAGGTGAAACGCATGGTCGTGCCTTTCGGGAGAGCTGGTGAACGGCGCTCCCGGACGACCTATCGCCCGACCGTGACCCCGGAGGAGAGCACCCATGTCGTCGCTGTGTTCACGGGTACCACCTCCTCTTTCTCTCGCACGGCCTCCGGAAAGATAGCAGCGGCCGCCGTGGCCCGCCACGGGATTTCCGAGGCCGCCGTGGGGGGCCTGCGTCGCGCGGACCGGGTCACCGTGCGGCGGGCACCGCGTAGTCGGCGACGGTCCGGCGGTATCGGGCGCGCCCGGTCTCCCGGGTGTGCCCGCAAGGTGACCGACGGCCGCGAGCCGCACAGGGCGGCGGGGACCGCGGAGCGACCGCGGTCGCCCTGCTCAGCCCTCCTTCGGCTCCTCGCCCGACTCGCGGCGCTTCAGTTCGTCCTCGCGGCGGCGCAGGTCGGCCTCCCAGTCCTTGAGGAGCTTCTCCTCGTTCCTGGCCTTCTCGTCCTTCAGGGACTTGAGGAACTCGGGGTTGTCGTCCGGGGCGACGAACTCCGTGCGGTGGTTGCGGTGCCACTGCGACGGCGTGGAGCCGCCCGCCGGCGCGTGCCGTGTCCTGCCGGCCACCAGCCAGGCGATCGGGCCGACCAGCACCTCGCCGAAGAGCAGGATGATGATGACCCAGACGACCTTCGGCAGCCCGCGCACCTCCTCCTCGGGGGTGTTCAGGCAGTCGATGAAGGCGTAGATCCACAGCGCCAGGACCAGCAGGAACGGCAGATACCTGAGCATGGTGGCGGGTTCTCCCAGAACGCGGTGAGGGGGCGGGGCGGGCCCCGGTGACGGGGTCAGGGTAGCGGGTGGCCGCCGTGCCGTTCCGGGGGACGACCCACGGACCTCCGGCCGGAAGGCAGGGGCGGGCGTCGGGGGAGAGCGGGCCCTCGGCGATACTGGGACACATGGCTTACGACGATCTTCGTTCCCTGCTCAGGGCACTGGAACGCGAAGGCGACCTCAAGCGCGTCAAGGCCGAGGTCGATCCGTATCTG encodes:
- a CDS encoding CDP-alcohol phosphatidyltransferase family protein — protein: MVAAPVLEELREVCQPQAKLASRNGEHWAGRLYMRRVSLRFTRQLVRTRVTPDQLTWTMVVCGVLSGAALLIPGLAGAVLAALLMQLFLLFDCVDGEVARWKGQNSASGIYVDRLGAYLADAALMTGFGFRAAESGLGGWAGFNGWVSLGLATALGVVLLKASTDLVDVARARRGLAVADDEAAAPRSQGVASVRRLAAAFRIHRVTNGIEASLVLLAVAFADAATGSVGPTRWALAAIAVVTWLMVPAHLLSILSSSRLR
- a CDS encoding nucleoside deaminase produces the protein MDLLDRATARTWLATAVAEARAGLAEGGIPVGAALYGADGTLLGRGRNRRVQDGDPSVHAETAAFRAAGRQRSYHGTTMVTTLSPCWYCSGLVRQFGISRVVVGEAVTFHGGHDWLAGHGVQIVLLDDAGCAAMMRGFIESNPALWNEDIGV
- a CDS encoding PLD nuclease N-terminal domain-containing protein; translated protein: MLRYLPFLLVLALWIYAFIDCLNTPEEEVRGLPKVVWVIIILLFGEVLVGPIAWLVAGRTRHAPAGGSTPSQWHRNHRTEFVAPDDNPEFLKSLKDEKARNEEKLLKDWEADLRRREDELKRRESGEEPKEG
- a CDS encoding dienelactone hydrolase family protein, which translates into the protein MRFTSEQRLDDGVLERDFTLGDIPGVLWTPASASPSAPVPLILLGHPGGLDRMRPRLAARARHSAADGFASATVELPGSGARPRSADVEQARADMRRALEAGEPVSDDIVDRLVLPLVDRAVPEWRALMDALLALPGIDGPVGYSGGIISIGVRLALVEPRVSAAVLFAGSYVPRTMFEEARQVTVPLHVLLQWDDEGNDRQSALDLFDAFGSKEKTLNANMGGHTGVPQHAGEAAARFLTRHLKG